The genomic segment GTGAAGATCAATGCGCGATAGTAGGCCTCGGACAAGCTCATGCCCTCGCGCAGCCGCGCCAGCATCACGGTCATCACATACAGCGCGTAATCCACGCCGATGCCGACGCCGAGCGCGATGACCGGCAAGGTCGCGACCTTGACGCCGATATTGAGCCAGACCATCAGCGCCTGGCACAGCACCGAGGTGATCATCAGCGGCAACACCGCGCAGACCACGGCCCGCCAGGAGCGGAAGGTGATGAAGCTGAGCACGATCACCGCCACATAGACCAGCAACAGCATCTGCAGATTGGCGCGCTTGACCACGATGTTGGTCGCCGCTTCGATGCCGGCGTTGCCGGCGGCATTGAGGAAGCGGATCTGCTCGGTGTCGTACTTGGCGGCGAAGGCGTCCACGGTCTGCACCACGCTGCTGAGCGTGTCGGCCTTGTGGTCCTTCAGATAGGCGTAGACCGCCAGCAGATCGCAGTTCTGGTTGAACAGCTCGCGCGGAGCGCGGGTGATGATCGCATTGAGCATGCTTTGCGAGCGCGGCACCTCGAACCACTTCAAGCTGCCCTCGTTCATGCCGGCATTGGATATCCGTGCCAGCCCCGCGAGCGAACTCGTCGACTCCACGCCGGGCAATTGCTGAAGCTCGCGCTCCAGCGCATCGACCGCCATCACCGTATCGTAGTGCGCGCAGGCGTATTGCGGGGTCTTCACCATGACCACATAGACGTCGCTGCTCGCCGCGTAGTTGGCGACCATGAAGGCGTTGTCGCGGTTGTAGCGCGAGTCGGCGCGCAGCTCCGGCGCACCCGGATCGGTATCGCCGATCCGCAGCTGCGTGCTCACCGCGAGCCCGGCCAGTCCCATCGCCAACCCGGCCGCCACCGCTACCGACGCCCACTTGCGCTGGGTGAACAGATCGAGGAACGCCCAGAACGGGTGTTTCGAGTGCGTTCGGTCCTGGAGGTCGATCCGCTCGGCACGCAGACTGCGCCGTGCGGCGCTGTCGCTGACGCCGGTATAGGACAGCAGGATCGGCAGCAGGATCAGGTTGGTGCAGATCAGCGTGGCCATGCCGATACTGGCGGTGATCGCCAGATCCCGGATCACCGGAATATCGATGATCATCAATACGGCAAAGCCGATCGCGTCGGTCAGAAGCGCGATGATGCCGGTCAGGAACAGCCGGCGGAAGGTGAAACGCGCCGCCACCAGTTTGGGTGCGCCGCGGCCGATGTCCTGCATGATGCCGTTCATCTTCTGGGCACCATGGCTCATGCCGATGGCGAAGACCACGAACGGCACCAGTACCGAGTAGGGATCGAGTTCGTAGCCCAGAGTCGGCAACAGACCGGCCAGCCACATCACCGCCGTCAGCGAACACAGCATCACCAGCAGCGAGCTGCGCAGGCAGCGCGTATAGCCGTACAGCAACAGCGTGCAGATCGCGATCGCAGCCGCGAAGAACAGCAATACCTGCTGCAGGCCCTCGATCAGGTCGCCGACGACCTTGGCAAACCCGGTGACATGGATCGCCACCGTCGGCGATTCGTATTGCGTTCGCAACGCCTCGATACGCTGCGACAGAGCATGGTAGTCGATGCGCTCGCCGGTTTCGGCGATGCGGTCCTGCAGCGGCACGAAGATGATGCTCGAACGGTAGTTGTCGGCCACCAGCTGCCCGATCTCTCCCGAACGCTCGACGTTGAGCCGCACCTGCTCGACGCTTGCGGCGCTGCCGTCGTATTCATCCGGAATCACCGGCCCGCCGTCGAGCCCCTCCTCGGTAACGCCGGTCCAGCGCACCGCGGGAGTCCACAGGGACTTCATGAACGGGCGGTCGACACCCGGCAGCAGGAACAGCGAATCGTTGAGCTTGCGCAGCGTATCGAGGTAATCGGCGTCGAAGATCGTGCCGTCCCTGTTCTCGACCGCGACCCGCAAGGCATTGCCCATCCCGGCCAGCTGGTCACGATTTTCGAGGAAGTTGACGATGTACGGATGCCGCGTCGGAATCATCTTGTCGAACGCCGCGTTGAGCGTAAGGCCGCGCGCCTGGTAGGCGAGCACCAGCGTCACCAGCAGGCACAGCAGCATGACCAGCGGGCGATGATTGAAGATCAGGCGTTCCGCGAACGAACCCGAACGGCGGTCGAAAGGCGCGAGCGCGACGCCCGGCGAATTCGGCGATGCAGAACGCGGCTGGCTCATCTTGCGACTTCCACGGTGTACAGGTCTTTCGGCTCGATACGGACGAGTCCGCGCGCGCCGGCGAGGATCAGTGCGCCGTCGCGCGTCTGCGCGAGCCCGCTGAGGCCGGGCACCGAAGGCGCCGGCAAGGGACGGAACGGGTGGCGGCCACCGCCATCGGGGCTGCGCAGCAAGCGCCCGCTCTCGTCGGCGAGCACCACCGAGCCGTCATTCATGCGCAGGCCTGCGGCGACGGTGACCGGCTGGCC from the Gammaproteobacteria bacterium genome contains:
- a CDS encoding MMPL family transporter, whose product is MSQPRSASPNSPGVALAPFDRRSGSFAERLIFNHRPLVMLLCLLVTLVLAYQARGLTLNAAFDKMIPTRHPYIVNFLENRDQLAGMGNALRVAVENRDGTIFDADYLDTLRKLNDSLFLLPGVDRPFMKSLWTPAVRWTGVTEEGLDGGPVIPDEYDGSAASVEQVRLNVERSGEIGQLVADNYRSSIIFVPLQDRIAETGERIDYHALSQRIEALRTQYESPTVAIHVTGFAKVVGDLIEGLQQVLLFFAAAIAICTLLLYGYTRCLRSSLLVMLCSLTAVMWLAGLLPTLGYELDPYSVLVPFVVFAIGMSHGAQKMNGIMQDIGRGAPKLVAARFTFRRLFLTGIIALLTDAIGFAVLMIIDIPVIRDLAITASIGMATLICTNLILLPILLSYTGVSDSAARRSLRAERIDLQDRTHSKHPFWAFLDLFTQRKWASVAVAAGLAMGLAGLAVSTQLRIGDTDPGAPELRADSRYNRDNAFMVANYAASSDVYVVMVKTPQYACAHYDTVMAVDALERELQQLPGVESTSSLAGLARISNAGMNEGSLKWFEVPRSQSMLNAIITRAPRELFNQNCDLLAVYAYLKDHKADTLSSVVQTVDAFAAKYDTEQIRFLNAAGNAGIEAATNIVVKRANLQMLLLVYVAVIVLSFITFRSWRAVVCAVLPLMITSVLCQALMVWLNIGVKVATLPVIALGVGIGVDYALYVMTVMLARLREGMSLSEAYYRALIFTGKIVVLTGITLGIAVATWVWSPIKFQADMGILLAFMFIWNMLGALILLPALGYFLLRPGRPQPAGQALGRDQAATAATAV